The following are from one region of the Salvia hispanica cultivar TCC Black 2014 chromosome 1, UniMelb_Shisp_WGS_1.0, whole genome shotgun sequence genome:
- the LOC125219448 gene encoding cysteine proteinase inhibitor 5-like, translating into MASSMTMTTSFFGGAVATKPATATTRPSQLVVRASMDLEKMVAAAAETTNTRRGLVLAGMAAVAASSVAKSATAIPGGYTPVPDPKAQEYVILATFAVSEYNKQNNKSWILDSVKSVETQVVEGTNYQLVLSTRDEPGNRDNFAAIVYSKLAPTSLQLTSFKRLYL; encoded by the exons ATGGCATCATCCATGACCATGACCACTTCCTTCTTTGGTGGCGCCGTCGCCACCAAGCCAGCCACCGCCACCACCCGTCCCAGCCAACTGGTGGTGAGGGCCTCGATGGACTTGGAGAAGATGGTGGCGGCAGCTGCAGAGACAACCAACACGAGGCGAGGCCTCGTGTTGGCAGGGATGGCCGCAGTAGCAGCATCATCCGTCGCAAAATCCGCGACAGC GATTCCCGGCGGGTATACACCGGTCCCCGATCCAAAAGCACAGGAGTATGTTATACTGGCGACATTTGCGGTGTCGGAATACAACAAACAGAATAATAAGTCCTGGATTTTGGACTCTGTGAAAAGTGTTGAGACGCAGGTGGTGGAAGGTACGAATTACCAGCTGGTGTTGTCTACGAGGGATGAACCCGGCAATCGCGACAACTTCGCGGCCATTGTTTACTCCAAGCTCGCACCGACATCCCTCCAGCTCACTTCCTTCAAGCGACTTTATCTATAG